From one Lycium barbarum isolate Lr01 chromosome 6, ASM1917538v2, whole genome shotgun sequence genomic stretch:
- the LOC132643870 gene encoding uncharacterized protein LOC132643870 codes for MVHTTNDSNNATIYAPDSTSPLFIHSSDIPGTCLVGTPFSGSGYGGWKRGMTMSLSAKNKIGLVDGSCPKPSSDDNPAKIRQWDRVNNMVISWLTSSISPTIAESVQYSETAESIWKQLERRYGTVNGTKIFEIKKELASIQQGSLDIASYFNKLKKSWDELGGQCVRVMGRNALVLLNMGLKKMMKRINFTNFSWV; via the coding sequence ATGGTGCACACTactaatgatagtaataatgctACGATTTACGCCCCCGATTCTACAAGTCCTCTTTTCATCCATTCTTCTGATATTCCTGGTACATGCCTTGTTGGTACTCCATTTTCTGGGTCGGGTTATGGCGGTTGGAAGAGAGGTATGACAATGTCTCTCTCTGCTAAAAATAAGATTGGACTGGTGGACGGTTCATGTCCTAAACCATCTTCTGATGATAATCCAGCTAAGATTCGTCAATGGGATAGAGTTAATAATATGGTAATATCATGGTTGACAAGTTCTATCTCACCAACCATTGCTGAGAGTGTCCAGTACTCAGAGACTGCTGAGAGTATATGGAAACAATTAGAGCGTCGATATGGAACTGTAAATGGAACTAAAATCTTTGAAATAAAAAAGGAATTGGCTTCTATACAGCAGGGTTCTCTTGACATTGCTTCCTATTTTAACAAACTTAAAAAGTCTTGGGATGAACTGGGGGGGCAATGCGTAAGAGTCATGGGAAGGAATGCACTTGTGCTGCTAAATATGGGATTGAAAAAAATGATGAAGAGGATAAACTTTACCAATTTCTCATGGGTTTGA